One part of the Vicia villosa cultivar HV-30 ecotype Madison, WI linkage group LG6, Vvil1.0, whole genome shotgun sequence genome encodes these proteins:
- the LOC131609563 gene encoding uncharacterized protein LOC131609563, translating into MEEEPQSSSLSQLIVSLEQATFMAKQLSSSSSTNPIHLNQIHTSLHQAHHQLTAFLSTLQPPPAAENSVSSANGAAPMQLGDDGDDVDGDNEDEETSKCTIDRVEEKLRECFIKNKRPKRPLSPSVVAQGDNRRLSTDDGFVKDYDPHSSKMKKALDLVYQFHG; encoded by the coding sequence ATGGAAGAAGAACcacaatcatcatcattatcacaaCTCATAGTTTCTCTAGAACAAGCCACTTTCATGGCAAAACaactatcatcatcatcctcaacaaACCCAATTCATCTCAATCAAATCCACACTTCCCTACACCAAGCACACCATCAACTCACAGCTTTCCTCTCCACCCTTCAACCTCCTCCGGCGGCAGAAAACTCTGTCTCCTCCGCCAACGGTGCCGCTCCTATGCAGCTAGGTGACGACGGAGACGATGTCGATGGCGACAATGAAGATGAAGAGACATCAAAGTGCACAATTGACAGAGTTGAGGAGAAATTACGAGAATGCTTCATAAAAAATAAACGACCGAAACGGCCGTTATCACCGTCTGTGGTGGCCCAAGGGGACAACAGGCGACTTTCCACCGATGATGGGTTTGTTAAGGATTATGATCCACATTCTTCCAAAATGAAGAAGGCATTGGACCTTGTGTACCAGTTTCATGGCTGA
- the LOC131609562 gene encoding ribosomal RNA small subunit methyltransferase, chloroplastic-like, whose product MSHSLSHQCYLQTLPPISHSSSFNCHHKPPQKANGSRRSPKLYITCARGNNRPSTPNKDDYHGTLKALNSKGRSPRKSLGQNYMLNSEINEQLVGVAGVQEGDVVLEIGPGTGSLTNTLINSGAVVLAVEKDKHMAALVSERFSSTGKLKVLNEDIVKCHVRSHISSLHENAKEIDSDNRKAKVVANIPFYISTDVIKLLLPMGDIFSEVVLLLQEETALRLVEPSLRTPEYRPINIFVNFYSDPEYKFKVERTNFFPQPNIDAAVVSFKLKQPSEYPQVSSSKSFFAVVNSAFNEKRKMIRKSLQHICTSLEIEEALESIGLLSTSRPEELTMDDFVKLHNLITKE is encoded by the exons ATGTCTCATTCTCTTTCTCACCAATGCTATCTTCAAACACTCCCGCCAATATCCCATAGCTCATCCTTCAACTGCCACCACAAACCGCCGCAAAAAGCCAACGGTTCCAGACGGAGTCCAAAACTATACATCACTTGTGCCCGTGGAAACAACAGACCTTCTACGCCAAACAAAGACGATTACCATGGCACTCTCAAAGCTCTCAACTCCAAAGGCAGATCCCCAAGAAAATCTCTCGGACAG AATTATATGTTGAACTCTGAGATAAATGAGCAGCTTGTTGGTGTGGCTGGTGTTCAGGAAGGTGATGTGGTGCTGGAAATTGGACCGGGAACTGGTTCCTTGACCAATACTCTTATAAACTCGGGTGCAGTTGTTCTTGCGGttgagaag GATAAACATATGGCTGCCCTCGTAAGTGAAAGATTTTCAAGTACAGGGAAGTTGAAG GTTTTGAATGAGGATATTGTCAAATGTCACGTGCGCTCTCATATATCATCACTGCATGAAAACGCAAAGGAAATAGATTCAGATAATAGAAAAGCAAAA GTGGTTGCCAACATTCCTTTCTATATCAGTACTGATGTGATCAAACTACTACTTCCAATGGGTGACATTTTCTCAGAAGTGGTTCTATTACTTCAG GAGGAGACTGCCCTGCGTTTGGTGGAACCATCACTCAGGACCCCTGAGTATCGTCCCATCaatatatttgttaatttttaCTCAG ATCCTGAGTACAAATTTAAGGtcgaaagaacaaattttttcccTCAGCCTAAT ATTGATGCAGCCGTTGTCTCATTCAAACTGAAGCAACCATCCGAATATCCCCAAGTATCGTCGAGTAAAAGCTTCTTTGCAGTG GTTAATTCAGCATTCAATGAGAAGCGCAAGATGATACGCAAATCACTACAGCATATATGCACTTCCCTTGAGATAGAAGAAGCTTTAGAGAGCATAGGTCTTCTTAGTACT TCAAGGCCTGAAGAACTGACAATGGATGATTTTGTAAAACTGCATAACCTAATTACCAAAGAGTAG
- the LOC131609564 gene encoding flap endonuclease GEN-like 1 has product MGVGGNFWDLLKPYARNEGFDFLRNKRVAVDLSFWIVQHNNAVKTLVKKPHLRLTFFRTINLFSKFGAFPVFVVDGTPSPLKSKARSARFFHSSGIESTSLPVSEGVSAERNRSFSICVQECVELAELLGIPVLKAKGEAEALCAQLNSEGYVDACITSDSDAFLFGAKCVIKSFSPNSKEPFECYNVSEIEAGLGLKRRHLIAIALLVGNDHDMNGVQGIGLDGALCFVQAFSEDDVLNRLHEIGKGNAFQVPIDIKSDDNMDIDGNSPNSKQPHCSFCGHPGNKRDHTKSSCEFCVTNDNEGCLKKPEGFKCDCNSCGMNRKNKEQKKIENWHTKICEKIAKEPNFPKDEIIAMYLCNDNGYFSAIDGPKISWERPKIELLIHFLNFHQNWDPSYIRRIMFPMMSTIFLREVATTTTTDSLLFGQFEFNSVKRVKTRYGYQIYVVKWKRAMGNIASKTLSSQSGTQDVIDVDDDTVDPLDDCDSPEIVEEDGCRFLLTDENMDLVGAAYPEEVRRFWHEQELKDARRKKNPTSKSQENEKSSTSSPNSKGVQLNITEFFPTTKSKHNSKHGEESSSRKSDSPDSGGSKVKRKSSSPNIPKSVRRRLLFDD; this is encoded by the exons ATGGGTGTTGGTGGTAATTTCTGGGATTTGTTGAAGCCCTATGCGCGCAATGAAGGTTTTGATTTCTTGAGAAACAAGCGAGTTGCTGTTGATCTTTCATTCTGGATTGTTCAGCATAACAATGCTGTTAAAACGCTTGTCAAGAAGCCTCACCTCAGACTCACTTTCTTCCGTACGAttaatctcttttcaaag tttgGAGCATTTCCTGTGTTCGTTGTTGATGGGACTCCATCGCCATTGAAATCAAAGGCCAGGAGTGCTAGATTTTTCCATTCTTCTGGAATTGAATCGACTAGCTTGCCAGTTTCTGAAGGTGTTTCAGCTGAGAGGAACCGTTCATTTTCAATATGTGTTCAAGAGTGTGTG GAACTTGCCGAGCTACTTGGGATTCCTGTACTAAAAGCTAAAGGAGAGGCTGAAGCACTCTGTGCCCAATTAAATAGTGAAGGTTATGTAGATGCGTGCATCACATCTGACAGTGATGCATTCCTCTTTGGGGCCAAATGCGTGATAAAATCTTTCTCTCCCAATTCCAAA GAACCGTTTGAATGCTACAATGTGTCAGAGATTGAGGCCGGGCTTGGATTGAAGAGGAGACACCTAATAGCTATCGCTCTTTTGGTTGGAAATGATCATGATATGAACGGCGTTCAAGGGATTGGACTTGATGGTGCTCTTTGTTTTGTTCAAGCTTTTAGTGAAGATGATGTATTGAATAG ATTACATGAGATAGGCAAAGGGAATGCTTTTCAAGTTCCTATCGACATTAAATCTGACGACAATATGGATATTGATGGGAACTCCCCAAATTCAAAACAACCTCACTGCTCATTCTGTGGTCATCCAGGCAACAAAAGAGATCATACGAAGTCTTCATGTGAATTTTGTGTCACAAATGACAATGAAGGTTGCTTGAAAAAGCCCGAAGGTTTTAAATGTGATTGTAACTCTTGTGGTATG AATAGGAAAAATAAGGAGCAGAAAAAGATTGAAAATTGGCACACAAAAATTTGTGAGAAGATTGCAAAGGAGCCAAATTTTCCAAAGGATGAAATCATTGCTATGTATTTATGCAATGACAATGGTTACTTTTCTG CAATTGATGGCCCTAAGATCTCGTGGGAAAGACCGAAAATTGAGCTTCTGATACATTTTTTGAACTTCCATCAGAACTGGGATCCGTCATACATTCGACGGATAATGTTTCCTATGATGTCCACTATCTTCTTGAGAGAAGTGGCTACAACTACTACTACAGATAGTTTGTTATTTGGACAGTTTGAGTTTAATTCTGTAAAACGTGTGAAGACGAGATACGGATATCAGATTTATGTTGTCAAGTGGAAACGCGCAATGGGTAACATTGCCTCCAAAACCCTTTCAAGTCAATCTGGAACGCAAGATGTTATAGACGTTGATGATGACACAGTGGATCCACTTGACGACTGTGATTCTCCCGAGATTGTTGAAGAAGATGGGTGTCGTTTTCTGTTGACAGATGAAAATATGGACCTTGTTGGAGCTGCTTATCCAGAAGAAGTGAGAAGGTTTTGGCATGAACAG GAACTGAAGGATGCGAGAAGGAAAAAGAATCCAACTTCAAAATCTCAAGAAAATGAAAAGTCGTCAACGTCATCACCAAACTCGAAAGGTGTCCAGCTAAATATTACAGAGTTTTTCCCAACGACCAAAAGTAAACATAATTCAAAACATGGAGAAGAGTCATCATCGAGAAAAAGTGATAGCCCGGACAGTGGAGGCTCAAAAGTGAAGAGAAAATCGTCGAGTCCTAATATTCCGAAATCTGTGAGGCGTCGGCTTTTGTTTGATGACTAG
- the LOC131614331 gene encoding nuclear pore complex protein GP210-like: MTFPVEYRLQGSDGCFKCHKCSTSARLRSIAPYSGRKETAVYATDVKTGIVIRCKVFIDNISRIQIFHHSIKLDLDGLATLHIRAFDKEVFPQRHCQLSLHDGGLVHGDLTLPEDKAVDLYVLERALVSMHSSCGNIIDRILAAYRKSSKQWSSTMNKLADVRQRGRKRTMVG, from the exons ATGACTTTCCCTGTTGAATACAGACTTCAAGGAAGTGACGGTTGCTTCAAATG CCACAAGTGCTCAACTAGTGCAAGGCTGCGATCTATTGCCCCTTACAGTGGTCGGAAGGAGACTGCTGTTTATGCTACGGACGTGAAAACTGGAATTGTGATTCGCTGCAAGGTCTTCATTGACAATATATCCAGAATCCAGATATTTCATCATTCTATTAAGCTTGATTTAGATGGACTTGCTACATTGCACATCCGCGCCTTCGACAAAGAAG TTTTTCCTCAAAGACATTGTCAACTCAGCTTACACGATGGTGGTCTTGTTCATGGTGATTTAACTTTACCCGAAGATAAAGCGGTTGATTTGTATGTCCTGGAAAGAGCCCTCGTTTCGATGCATTCTTCATGCGGCAACATT ATTGATCGGATTCTTGCTGCTTACCGCAAATCATCAAAGCAGTGGTCATCCACAATGAACAAGCTGGCAGACG TGCGACAAAGAGGACGAAAGAGGACCATGGTTGGTTGA
- the LOC131612076 gene encoding UDP-galactose/UDP-glucose transporter 2-like, whose product MVMKKEEQGRKLFGISLSDKPRWQQFLICSSGFFFGYLVNGICEEYVYNRLHFSYGWYFTFIQGFVYLFLIYLQGFTSKQMVNPWKTYVKLSAVLMGSHGLTKGSLAFLNYPAQIMFKSTKVLPVMIMGAFIPGLRRKYPIHEYISAILLVVGLILFTLADAHTSPNFSVVGVVMITGALVMDSFLGNLQEAIFTMNPDTTQMEMLFCSTVVGLPFLIPPMLFTGELFKAWTSCSQHPYVYGVLVFEAMATFIGQVSVLSLIALFGAATTAMITTARKAVTLLLSYLIFTKPLTEQHGSGLILIAMGITLKMLPENKPIINKKAINSSPNSSKSTTGDDDEEMGGVQESVGEDDERRPLV is encoded by the exons ATGGTGATGAAGAAAGAAGAACAGGGTCGTAAGTTGTTTGGAATTTCACTCTCTGATAAACCCAGATGGCAACAATTCCTCATTTGTTCTTCTGGTTTCTTCTTTGGATATCTTGTTAATGGTATCTGTGAG GAATATGTGTATAACAGGCTTCATTTCAG CTATGGTTGGTACTTCACATTTATTCAAGGATTTGTTTACCTGTTTCTGATTTACCTTCAAGGTTTCACAAGCAAGCAAATGGTGAATCCATGGAAAACTTATGTGAAGCTTTCTGCTGTACTCATGGGTTCACATGGTTTAACAAAGGGGTCTTTGGCTTTTCTTAATTACCCTGCACAGATCATGTTCAAATCCACTAAG GTTCTGCCAGTGATGATAATGGGTGCTTTTATTCCTGGTTTGAGAAGGAAGTATCCAATTCATGAATATATATCTGCAATACTCTTGGTTGTTGGATTGATCCTATTCACACTAGCAGATGCACATACATCCCCTAATTTCagtgttgttggtgttgttatgATAACCGGCGCTTTGGTTATGGATTCTTTTCTCGGAAATCTTCAAGAAGCTATCTTTACTATGAACCCTGATACCACACAG ATGGAGATGCTGTTCTGCTCAACTGTAGTGGGACTACCTTTCTTAATCCCACCAATGCTTTTTACAGGAGAATTATTCAAAGCATGGACTTCATGTTCACAG CATCCCTACGTGTATGGTGTTTTAGTCTTTGAAGCAATGGCAACATTTATAGGTCAAGTTTCTGTCCTATCCCTCATTGCCCTTTTTGGTGCTGCCACCACAGCCATG ATAACAACAGCAAGAAAAGCAGTTACATTGTTACTATCCTATTTGATATTTACAAAACCATTAACAGAACAACATGGTAGTGGACTAATACTCATAGCTATGGGAATCACATTGAAGATGTTGcctgaaaacaaaccaatcatcaACAAAAAAGCCATAAATTCTTCTCCTAATAGTTCAAAGTCAACTActggtgatgatgatgaagagatgGGGGGAGTCCAGGAATCTgtaggtgaagatgatgaaaggAGGCCTTTGGTTTAG
- the LOC131612077 gene encoding vacuolar iron transporter homolog 2.1-like produces MDERGDNNTTRLLLSGDSADTESKSERPKEPWRGEYVKSIVYGGLDAIITCFSLISSISATTSSSGNVLVLGFANLVADAISMGFGDIVSASSERDVTIEERRVTEWDVLNGRENEQRDLVRHYQSLGMDYNDAAAVVNIFTKYNNILVDQRMAADKGMLPADQEKKPWKNGLITFASFMVFGSIPLLSFIILIPFTDNDSVKFVSACLVSSLGLALLGVARARIAGQNMMLTTAVTLLSGVIAGAAAYLVGWLLKHVAGIEG; encoded by the exons ATGGATGAGAGAGGTGACAACAACACCACAAGGCTTCTCCTTAGTGGTGATAGTGCTGATACTGAAAGCAAGAGTGAAAGACCAAAAGAACCTTGGAGAGGTGAATATGTAAAAAGCATAGTTTATGGAGGGCTTGATGCTATTATCACATGCTTTTCTCTTATTTCCTCCATTTCAGCTACCACTAGTTCTTCTg GGAATGTGTTGGTTCTAGGGTTTGCAAACTTAGTAGCAGATGCAATATCAATGGGATTTGGAGACATAGTCTCCGCTAGCTCCGAGAGGGATGTCACCATTGAGGAAAGGAGAGTCACAGAATGGGATGTTTTGAATGGTAGAGAAAATGAACAAAGAGATTTAGTTAGACACTATCAATCCCTTGGAATGGATTACAACGACGCCGCCGCG GTTGTGAACATATTTACAAAATACAATAACATACTAGTGGACCAAAGAATGGCAGCTGACAAAGGAATGCTACCAGCAGACCAAGAAAAGAAGCCATGGAAGAATGGCCTAATCACCTTTGCATCCTTCATGGTGTTTGGCTCAATACCTCTACTATCTTTCATCATCCTTATACCATTTACAGATAATGATTCAGTTAAATTTGTTAGTGCTTGCCTTGTTTCATCACTTGGCCTAGCTCTTCTAGGTGTGGCAAGGGCAAGAATTGCTGGTCAAAACATGATGTTGACCACAGCTGTTACTCTTCTGAGTGGTGTCATAGCAGGAGCTGCGGCTTATTTAGTAGGGTGGTTGCTAAAGCATGTTGCAGGAATAGAAGGTTGA